A genomic window from Onychostoma macrolepis isolate SWU-2019 chromosome 22, ASM1243209v1, whole genome shotgun sequence includes:
- the crb1 gene encoding protein crumbs homolog 1, whose translation MDMDLTVLGSMWLRLVACGLFLLLQWTESLTLPKTSTLCLDKPCQNRAECREAPSDFLCQCQSPAPILPSTRCDSSSALCQLSICQGNATCQPTGTHPGELVCQCEPGLLGQDCHTSAQLCAQGLCGDTPQCLEVQDRSPGYTCICQEGYTGSSCEKKVAHCSPNPCRNRAICRSKRDGPTCFCVPGFQGKHCEIEVNECVSWPCRNGATCLDKIGHYICLCRPGYTGSSCEVQIDECQSQPCLHGGSCHDHINGFSCTCLAGFQGERCETNIDECSDQPCRNGALCVDEINSYRCDCSQTNFTGVHCEIPPPPCWSQPCLNGALCEDENSNYTCSCWPGFEGRNCEIDVGECDSSPCVNEGTCIELSWKTLYGTEPLFPTQYNPRHASGFICKCPLGFSGAFCEQNTTACSTNPCHNGAICEDFLRSYKCICLSESQDGILYGGRNCSEPLVGCEGHECQNGAACVPFLSEGVHGYSCICQPGYTGSYCQMPTVFSFETIGGFLHLQTPLLGAETYFNITLSFRTVLKNTVLFQRGSEGVTLSLELQETHLLLDLRSDPQPNATSWTLTLPQDVSDGEWHTVEAVLGEGALLLQLLEPCQDGDNCSATAQVETGALELESALQSTFVGRSDEGGGSGSFIGCMRDLFVDSQLMVPEDWLSSSVVNVEQGCSHHDRCLSGPCDNLGKCVNLWQGYQCLCLRPYVGQNCAEEYITARFGQEDSASYAVFTITDQLESDTLYLSMFLRTRKESGLLVLLANSTTEYLKMWLEKGKLMVQVNNLKTLMGKSVVNDGEIHFVGINIKEGMMTLQETDHEFGAMDVQPVSLQFEDVVYVGGLLDGHETSAFGGYFKGCLQDLQLNERKLEFFPLDTSVMSYSPDRMVDVTPGCTSDDSCSKNPCQNGGMCFSLWDDFTCNCPPSTEGQYCEEVRWCELTPCPPQATCRTLNQGYECISNVTFQDNTTLVYHGNGLISRHLTSIVFSIRTRKRNAAVLHAESGSDFVTVSIQDGFLVLELLSGPSSSSSLSPVTLHSPRPVADGEWHVVELLMASPWTNNSQWIMVPLDEKDEPTISDSMTGNLDFLREGVNILLGGLGPESGWNLIGCLSNVEIGGIVLPYYGPAEVRFPRTQEEKFNKISEETVQTGCVGEVMCEPNPCLHGGICDDRFNLFQCFCLPGWGGDRCELNTNTCASNPCQHGYCSVQDLSYSCSCESGYTGTNCEVKVDVCAGHKCANGGTCLHGFKSYSCLCPDRFTGPHCNTQIEEAPWYVVVRSVPPKLPVSICGDEQQNYTCFNGGNCSDTNMMCDCLPGFSGHWCELDLDECRSNPCLNGGYCQNMVNKFQCVCEMTFAGETCEVDLSAENVSSDLLLSISLVSVALLLVLFGVATALVLTLNRRATRGTYSPSRQEKEGSRVEMWNIVQPPPMERLI comes from the exons ATGGATATGGATCTTACGGTTTTGGGTTCAATGTGGCTCAGATTAGTTGCATGTGGCTTGTTTCTTCTTCTACAGTGGACAGAAA GTTTAACACTTCCTAAGACCTCAACACTCTGCCTGGACAAGCCTTGCCAAAACAGGGCAGAGTGCAGGGAAGCCCCATCTGACTTCCTGTGCCAGTGTCAGTCGCCTGCGCCAATCCTGCCCAGCACGCGTTGTGATTCTTCCAGTGCGCTCTGCCAACTGTCCATCTGCCAGGGCAATGCGACGTGTCAGCCCACCGGCACCCACCCGGGGGAACTAGTTTGCCAGTGTGAGCCCGGCTTGTTGGGGCAGGACTGTCATACCAGTGCCCAGCTCTGCGCTCAGGGGCTGTGTGGGGACACTCCCCAATGTCTGGAGGTGCAAGACAGGAGCCCGGGGTACACATGCATCTGTCAAGAGGGTTACACCGGGAGTTCCTGCGAGAAAAAGGTGGCCCACTGCTCCCCCAACCCCTGCCGCAACCGCGCCATCTGCCGCAGCAAAAGGGACGGCCCCACCTGCTTCTGCGTGCCGGGATTCCAGGGTAAACACTGCGAGATCGAGGTGAATGAATGCGTGTCGTGGCCCTGCAGGAACGGAGCCACCTGTCTGGACAAGATCGGGCACTACATCTGTCTCTGCAGGCCTGGATACACGG GTAGCAGCTGTGAGGTTCAGATTGATGAGTGTCAATCACAGCCCTGTCTCCACGGCGGCAGTTGCCATGACCACATCAATGGCTTCTCGTGTACCTGCCTGGCGGGCTTCCAGGGGGAGCGCTGTGAAACGAACATCGATGAATGCAGTGACCAGCCATGCCGAAATGGGGCTCTGTGTGTGGATGAAATAAACAG CTACCGCTGTGACTGCTCACAAACTAACTTTACTGGAGTTCACTGTGAGATCCCACCTCCTCCCTGCTGGTCTCAACCCTGCCTCAACGGCGCCCTCTGTGAGGATGAAAATAGCAACTACACCTGCAGTTGCTGGCCAG GGTTCGAGGGTCGTAACTGTGAGATAGACGTCGGTGAGTGTGATAGCAGTCCCTGTGTGAATGAAGGCACTTGCATTGAGCTCTCTTGGAAGACACTTTATGGCACTGAGCCCTTGTTTCCAACTCAATACAACCCCAGGCATGCTTCCGGCTTCATCTGCAAGTGTCCACTAGGATTTTCAG GTGCCTTTTGCGAGCAAAATACCACTGCCTGTTCCACCAACCCATGTCATAATGGAGCCATATGTGAGGACTTCCTGCGCAGCTACAAGTGCATCTGCCTGTCTGAAAGCCAAGATGGAATTCTCTATGGTGGCCGCAACTGTAGTGAGCCCCTGGTGGGTTGCGAGGGTCACGAGTGCCAGAACGGGGCAGCCTGCGTGCCCTTCCTGAGCGAAGGTGTACATGGCTACAGTTGCATCTGTCAGCCAGGCTACACCGGCTCTTACTGCCAGATGCCTACTGTATTCTCCTTCGAGACAATTGGAGGATTCCTGCACCTGCAGACCCCGCTGCTGGGTGCAGAAACATACTTTAATATAACGCTAAGCTTTCGCACTGTGCTGAAGAACACAGTGCTCTTTCAGAGGGGCAGCGAAGGGGTCACACTCAGCCTGGAGCTGCAAGAGACACACCTGCTTCTTGATCTTAGGAGTGACCCTCAGCCAAACGCAACCAGCTGGACTCTGACACTGCCTCAGGATGTATCTGATGGCGAATGGCACACGGTAGAGGCTGTGCTTGGAGAGGGTGCCCTGCTGCTACAACTACTGGAGCCATGCCAGGATGGAGATAACTGTAGTGCAACAGCCCAAGTAGAGACCGGTGCCCTTGAGCTGGAGTCAGCCCTGCAAAGCACCTTTGTTGGAAGATCAGATGAGGGAGGGGGTTCTGGCTCATTCATCGGCTGCATGAGGGACTTGTTTGTGGACTCACAGCTGATGGTACCAGAGGACTGGTTGAGCAGCTCAGTGGTGAATGTCGAGCAAGGCTGCAGCCATCATGACCGATGCCTTTCTGGTCCATGCGACAACCTTGGAAAGTGTGTTAACCTTTGGCAAGGTTACCAATGCTTGTGTCTGAGACCGTATGTGGGTCAAAACTGTGCTGAGG AGTACATTACTGCTAGATTTGGCCAGGAAGACTCCGCAAGCTATGCTGTCTTCACCATCACCGACCAACTGGAATCAGATACGCTCTATCTGTCCATGTTCTTGCGTACACGGAAGGAGTCTGGTCTTTTGGTGCTGCTTGCCAACAGCACCACTGAGTACTTGAAGATGTGGCTGGAAAAGGGAAAACTCATGGTGCAAGTCAACAACTTGAAGACTTTAATGGGTAAAAGTGTGGTTAACGATGGTGAGATCCATTTTGTCGGCATCAACATTAAGGAGGGTATGATGACTCTGCAAGAGACAGATCATGAATTTGGAGCAATGGATGTTCAGCCGGTTTCCCTTCAGTTTGAGGATGTGGTCTATGTTGGCGGACTGCTTGATGGGCACGAGACATCTGCCTTTGGTGGTTATTTTAAAGGGTGCTTACAAGACTTGCAGCTCAATGAGAGGAAGCTAGAATTTTTCCCACTTGATACTTCTGTGATGTCATACAGCCCTGACCGCATGGTTGACGTTACCCCAGGCTGCACCAGTGATGACTCTTGCTCT AAAAATCCTTGTCAGAATGGTGGAATGTGCTTCTCTCTATGGGATGACTTCACATGCAACTGCCCTCCTAGCACAGAAGGGCAGTACTGTGAGGAGGTGAGATGGTGCGAACTCACCCCCTGCCCACCACAAGCAACATGCCGGACACTCAACCAGGGCTATGAAT GCATTTCAAATGTGACTTTTCAAGACAACACCACTCTTGTATACCATGGGAATGGGCTGATCTCCCGCCACCTGACCAGCATTGTTTTCAGTATCCGAACACGTAAACGCAATGCAGCAGTGTTACATGCGGAGAGTGGGTCTGACTTTGTTACGGTATCCATTCAAGATGGCTTTCTGGTGCTAGAGCTTCTTAGTGGACCTTCTTCTTCATCATCTTTGTCACCGGTAACCCTGCACAGCCCAAGACCAGTGGCCGATGGAGAGTGGCATGTAGTAGAGCTGTTAATGGCCAGTCCTTGGACTAACAACTCCCAGTGGATCATGGTCCCTCTTGATGAAAAGGACGAGCCTACTATATCTGATTCCATGACCGGAAATCTAGACTTCCTCCGAGAGGGCGTCAATATTCTTCTAGGAGGACTTGGCCCAGAGTCTGGCTGGAATCTGATTGGTTGTCTGAGTAATGTTGAGATTGGTGGTATTGTGCTACCGTATTATGGTCCTGCTGAGGTGAGATTCCCACGTACACAGGAAGAGAAGTTCAATAAGATATCGGAGGAAACTGTCCAAACTGGCTGTGTTGGTGAGGTCATGTGTGAACCCAATCCCTGCCTGCATGGGGGCATCTGTGATGATCGCTTCAACCTTTTTCAATGCTTCTGTCTACCTGGCTGGGGCGGTGATCGCTGCGAACTGAATACAAACACCTGTGCCTCCAACCCCTGTCAACATGGATACTGTAGTGTGCAGGACCTTTCATACAGCTGCTCGTGTGAGAGTGGCTACACCGGCACCAACTGCGAAGTGAAGGTGGACGTATGTGCAGGTCACAAGTGTGCTAATGGTGGGACCTGCTTGCATGGCTTCAAGAGCTATTCCTGCCTCTGTCCCGACAGGTTTACTGGGCCGCATTGCAA CACTCAGATTGAAGAGGCTCCGTGGTACGTAGTTGTCAGGAGCGT ACCGCCCAAGCTCCCGGTGTCCATCTGTGGTGATGAACAGCAGAACTACACGTGTTTCAATGGGGGGAACTGTTCTGACACCAACATGATGTGTGACTGCCTCCCTGGGTTTTCGGGTCACTG GTGCGAACTAGATCTTGATGAATGTAGATCCAACCCTTGCTTGAATGGTGGCTACTGCCAGAACATGGTCAACAAGTTCCAGTGTGTCTGTGAAATGACCTTCGCTGGCGAGACCTGCGAAGTCGAC